A section of the Mycobacterium sp. 3519A genome encodes:
- a CDS encoding VOC family protein produces MAVRFDLLSPAIEVGLVTTNLDAMVAFYEGFLGLECQGDVEFPGGSQRRYSLGKNVVKLVTYDPPPPQPATPGGGRARAGVRYFTIGVANLHAVAEAFAASDYEIVEPVTEFAPVPGMGWMFVADPDGNWIELFGTL; encoded by the coding sequence GTGGCCGTGCGCTTCGACCTGCTCTCGCCCGCGATCGAGGTCGGCCTCGTGACGACGAACCTGGACGCGATGGTCGCTTTCTACGAGGGCTTCCTCGGGCTGGAGTGCCAGGGCGACGTCGAGTTCCCCGGCGGGTCGCAACGCCGGTATTCGCTCGGCAAGAACGTGGTCAAGCTCGTGACCTACGACCCGCCGCCACCGCAACCGGCCACACCGGGCGGCGGCCGCGCCCGGGCCGGCGTCAGATACTTCACCATCGGGGTGGCGAACCTGCACGCGGTGGCCGAGGCGTTCGCCGCCTCCGACTACGAGATCGTCGAACCGGTGACGGAGTTCGCGCCGGTGCCGGGCATGGGCTGGATGTTCGTCGCCGACCCCGACGGCAACTGGATCGAACTGTTCGGCACGCTGTGA
- a CDS encoding dihydrodipicolinate reductase — MITAILDHRTDLDLVGAKVYTDAKDGADVGAILGREPVGVVATADAAAALAIEADCVLYTPRTADLDEVCAILAAGKNVVTTAFLFHPRRLPAADRDRVLAACEQSGTSVHGSGLNPGNLSGALPLALSGMSRRIDAITLQERADWSVYESTGITFDNMAFGQPVEAISTATNDFLAFNSGIFTEQVWFLADALNAGIDEVTATVDAVAAREDHQIFDRLLRAGTTAGQRWNWVGRRNGEPLIEIETLWTVGGEDPDHWPRPKDGWTLTIEGDPSMRTHFISLASFTRSAGIAEHVRSANVATAMQVLNAVPAVCEAAPGFATTATLPLVRSHTGFGHG, encoded by the coding sequence ATGATCACCGCGATTCTCGACCACCGAACCGACCTCGATCTGGTCGGCGCGAAGGTCTACACCGACGCCAAGGACGGCGCGGATGTCGGCGCGATCCTCGGACGCGAACCGGTGGGTGTGGTAGCGACAGCCGACGCGGCGGCGGCGTTGGCCATCGAGGCCGACTGCGTGCTGTACACCCCGCGCACCGCCGACCTCGACGAGGTGTGTGCGATTTTGGCCGCGGGCAAGAACGTCGTCACGACGGCCTTTCTGTTTCATCCCCGCCGCCTGCCCGCCGCCGACCGGGACCGCGTGCTGGCCGCATGTGAACAGAGCGGCACCAGCGTGCACGGCAGCGGACTGAACCCCGGGAATCTGTCGGGTGCGCTGCCGTTGGCGCTGTCGGGGATGAGCAGGCGCATCGACGCGATCACGCTGCAGGAGCGGGCCGACTGGTCGGTGTACGAGAGCACCGGCATCACGTTCGACAACATGGCGTTCGGTCAACCGGTGGAGGCGATCAGCACGGCCACCAACGACTTCCTGGCGTTCAACAGCGGCATCTTCACCGAGCAGGTGTGGTTCCTCGCCGATGCGCTCAACGCGGGCATCGACGAGGTGACCGCGACCGTGGACGCCGTCGCGGCCCGCGAGGACCATCAGATCTTCGACAGACTGCTGCGGGCGGGGACAACGGCGGGGCAGCGGTGGAACTGGGTGGGCAGGCGCAACGGCGAACCGCTGATCGAGATCGAGACGCTGTGGACCGTCGGCGGCGAGGACCCCGACCATTGGCCGCGCCCGAAGGACGGGTGGACATTGACCATCGAGGGCGATCCGTCGATGCGGACACATTTCATCTCGCTTGCGAGTTTCACCCGGTCTGCTGGCATCGCCGAACACGTGCGGTCGGCCAACGTGGCGACGGCGATGCAGGTGCTCAACGCGGTGCCGGCGGTGTGCGAGGCCGCACCGGGCTTCGCGACGACGGCGACCCTGCCACTGGTGCGCAGTCACACCGGCTTCGGCCACGGTTAG
- a CDS encoding maleylpyruvate isomerase N-terminal domain-containing protein yields the protein MEEAAKPDILAALDDSGRRLVSMVRGLDPTRAARPVPGLAWTAAETAAHVVTVLGRLLGDRRRGATNQEVAELNATCLSEYTDREINDVADRLETSLRTVIDRVYPKVDFDRQYPFHGGSTISAGGGARWILCELLVHGYDIAAASGDEWEIPAAEASIAIRGPAESMNRLLESPTSTRLLVRLGNDDTVELAAITGHLPGGDEPVDAKPDELLLALFGRIEVSDPRLAAVVAELPTM from the coding sequence GTGGAAGAGGCAGCCAAACCCGACATCCTCGCAGCGCTGGACGACAGCGGGCGGCGGTTGGTCTCGATGGTCCGCGGGCTCGATCCGACTCGCGCCGCGCGACCGGTACCCGGGCTCGCCTGGACGGCCGCGGAGACTGCCGCGCATGTGGTGACCGTGCTCGGCAGGCTTCTTGGCGATCGTCGACGCGGCGCCACGAACCAGGAGGTTGCCGAGCTGAATGCGACCTGCCTCTCGGAGTACACCGACCGGGAGATCAACGATGTCGCCGACCGACTCGAGACAAGCCTGCGCACGGTGATCGACCGCGTCTATCCCAAGGTCGACTTCGACCGCCAGTATCCGTTCCACGGTGGATCGACGATCTCGGCCGGCGGAGGGGCCCGCTGGATCTTGTGCGAGCTGCTCGTCCACGGCTACGACATCGCCGCCGCAAGCGGAGACGAATGGGAGATACCGGCCGCGGAGGCATCCATCGCCATTCGTGGCCCCGCTGAGTCGATGAACCGGCTGCTCGAGAGCCCGACCTCGACCCGGCTCCTGGTGCGTCTTGGAAACGACGACACGGTCGAATTGGCCGCAATCACAGGGCATTTGCCCGGCGGAGACGAGCCGGTCGACGCTAAGCCCGACGAGTTGCTGCTGGCCCTGTTCGGAAGGATCGAAGTATCCGATCCACGGTTGGCCGCGGTGGTCGCCGAGCTGCCGACCATGTGA